The DNA segment ATGCTACTACCaaatcattcattttttttcccAACTGAATTTTCATTGATATTTTGTTAACATACATGGGTGAAATACTAGAGCCGGAAGAACATATGAACTTCCCCGGAAACCAAGCCCAAACGAGGGAGACGATAGCCCAAGAAACAGGCAACTAAAGACCAACTGGAACAGCAAGATACAAACTAAATTCCTTCAACTAAACCATAACCTATCAAAAGTTGATAGAAACTAAACTTAATTGTCTTACGATAAGCCGAAAATTTTACCACAAACACAGCAAAAAAGCATGAACCATAGAAGAACTTTGTGAAGAGCAGGAACCCTCATCTGAACCACCCGTTCACGATGACCACACACCAACACTATGGCGAAACCAAGACCAAAACACTAACGAAACAACACCCAAGAGAACTCACAACTCAACCGCACCTTCATCCGGAGCCTCAAAACTACCACCTCTTTCTATTGCTTCAACACGAAGAAGCCACTGAGGAAATCCAGAGGCCGAGGACAACCTAGAAATAGCATTTATTCAAAGGGAAGGAGATGAATTCTCTCGAACCTGGGAAATTGAGACGTAACCTGAACCAACTCTTCTTCTCGACAATAACCTTCAGCTGCTCTCCACACACCACTATTGTTCAGCTACACCGTTGTTGTATCGCAGACATACAAAGCCAGCTTCTAAACTCCATGACAGATCAATCAAGATCAATCTCAGAAGACTAGCAGAAAAGCCACAAACTAAACGAGACCTTAACAACGAACAACTTCAAAGGTGAGCGAGAACAGACCCACTATAGGATAGATACCGCAGAGACCATAGGGAGAAGAGGCTCCATACTCTTTAAGCACAAGTCCCGCGCCAAGACAAGTAGATCTAGAGATTAAAAGGAGAAACAAAATCTGATGCCGGTGAGAAACAAACCGTACACGTCTTCATTATCTAGAAAAGACCCGCCTTTAGCGTAGGACTCTGTAAACGAACTTCACACGCCACCACACTCCTCCACGCCGGAATCTTCACACCCATCCAACAAGTCGGATCCTCACCACACCTTCAAAGGATAACCagagaacacaacaacaaagcAAAGAAATTCGACTCCGGTGCTGTGAGAGCCAGCAGAGTCGACCGCCGTCAAACCCTAGATCTGGTTTTCTcccttttctcttttcttttcacaCCCAAATCATTCATTTTATGGCCCTGTTTTGCACGCatctatttaaatattaattgaaatatTGTTAGACAATTTTTAATCTTGACTATTTTTCTCCTCCACAACAAGTTTGTGTTTAAGTGTAATTTTGCTAAGATTAGTACTTTATATCATGTATTTTCATGCTAGAAAAACGTTCAGAAtgttatatttgtgttttttagtTGATTAGTAAATTCGAATTTAAATGAAATCACAATCAAATGTGAGACTTcttcaaaattgtagagatttTGCTAAGATAAGATAAGATAGGGATAATATTAAATACAGACTCCGAATGGTGACTAcggtttgagcggtgcgggacaagcggttcacttgcggtgcggttttaacagttataaaaaagtatagatatatagtatatatagagatctttgttactgttaactgcggtgcggaGCGGAGCGGTTGTAAACATTCGAAAGCCACAGTATGAATGAGGAGTTGCAAATGGTCAGCTGGAAATTCAAAACGATGAATACTAAGGTTATGAGTGGGAGGGGCAGGACAATGACAGATCATATGTGTTTCAGGAGAACTGCTTTTAAATCTCCATTCTCTGTTTTTCtgtttctaaaaataaaaggtaGGACAACtgcatatttgatttttttttgtctttttgtgcAAAAGGCAGTTCTCCTGCCTCATTTTCTAAACACCCACTTTTTAAAGAGGTTCACCATTGTCTCTCTCTTCTaaccaataaattttttttctacaaattaaattttaaaaaattattttactctTTTCTCTTATTTCCCATTATTAGGTAACTTCACTTATCAAATACAAATACAGTagatttaattctttttttttcttgtcaacatatagtaaatttttctacaaattaatgtttttattgttttatctataatatatgaatttaaaaaaCGACTAATATTTATGAGGCTTCAAATTTAGAACCACAGAGTTTAATAACAATGAAGCTTTCGTAGAAACCACATACATTACATGGAATATATgtattagatatttttaaatatgtaatcatcaaccgggttttttattttttaaaatttatatatatatatatatatatatacaataagtATAAGTCTAGCTAtataataaacaagaaaatattatgtaaactgaaattgataaaaaccaAATAATTAACGGCTCAAATtaccatatttatttattcttacaaTTGAAGTcttaaattttatgaatataacaaaataagaaTAGTATATGAGAACCAAAAAGGAATTTTTACattctttcttaagaaaataaaattgaagaGGAAATTAGTTAAATAGTGATAGTTAAACATTAACtagtaaatattaaatttaataataattgaaaGCACATTAATTCtatgttgattttttaaaaccgGGTTTTGAAATTGAACATGTTCACTGGTTTTATCGGTTTTTAGCCGGCTTTACTTGTTTTTTCTGAAATCCATGTTTTAAACTGAACCAGACTCGACTTTTTCACTGAGTCATGTTGGACTGGTTCGATCAGCCggtccggttttcaaaacaCTAGTTTAATATTGCAGATATGTTATgggaaaatttaaatatttttcaataaattcatttatctttgttatgtattatttatattatatgttgatattttggtgtaatttttattttttaaatatatgatatgcATTTTTAACTGCTTTTGCCATTCATAACTTCAAAAATAACTTGTCATGCTTGATCTGCATCTCTCCTGTATGATCCGCTTGATCTACACTTGTCATGCTTGATCTGCGTGATCTGCTTGAACTGCTTTTACCATTCAAAACCTAAAGTGAGATCCAAAAGAGAAAGAAGGCGTTGGTTTTGAATGCATCGGAGACAATCGCTTATTAATCCCAATGCCTATTTAGTAATAATATATCCTGATATCTCTTGATTTTGATGAGTTTTAAATTCatattttatacttattatGATCATTCTAGGTTGCATTTAGGTCTTAAATTGTAGTTGCATACATAATTGCATTTGACAGGGTCTAAATCGCACAATTGGAAACTTTGGGGTTGATTCGGGTGGACCATTTTGTACTTTTGATTGTTTTGGGGTCAATTCGTAAATATCCAAAAGAAGAGGGACCAGATGTGCAAAACATCCCAAATCCACCATTGTTGCTTCACGACTTCTCCGTTGCGAGAAGATGACGAGCACGACGGCGGAGGCGGATACCACGGCCTGGAGATCCGATCACGGCGAGGAGGAGACGACTTGTACATGAGAGCTTTCCGATGAGGAGTTCCGACGGTGAGGCTCAGTCCCGACGGCGACGAAGAGACGAACGGTGTGAGACTGATGCTGAACTGATCTGCGACTTGATTCCGGTGACGGCGAGAACGAAGAAGAACAAGACGGACACGCCGGTGGTGAAGCAAGGACTCGCcggagaagcttgatttggagcTTCCGTGCTGTGGTTTGCTCACGAATCGAGCCAATGATGGAAGAGGAAAACCGCGGGTGGCCATTGCGGAGTAAGAGATGCCGTGGAATCGAGGCAGAGAGTTGAGTGGTTTGGAGGAGACGCCACGGCTGTACGACGCGGATGAGCTCAGTCCGCGGGTATAGGCGATGACGAAGGACGCGGGCCATGCAGCGCGGGTCAAGACAGGCCGCAGATTTCAATCCGAGACGTCGAGTTCTGAAGCAACAGGCCGCGGACCACGGGCGCGGGTTGGAGCCGTCCGCGGTCATGACATGATCAGCCAATCCATTTGTTTTCGGGTCAAACCCGGGTTTGTCGGGTTGACCCGGTTCGAGTTTTAGACctttataaatactttttagaCCTAATTTTAGGGATTATCTTATGATCTATCAAATAAAAGAACATTTTGGAGAAAAGattaaatcttaaatctattttctttgtgtttgttGGATTATattgatcactaatcatgattagcaccaaatcatttttgattcttgggctcatcatgaagggtagtgagtagtcatttttggattcatgggttagggagattaagggtgattaagctagatctaaggtgtttagGTATAGATCAATCTTATTCTTTGCTAGTAGAGTGTTTTTAATGCAACTCTAGAGTTGAtctctctaaagttgagctctaggtatttcatacccggaaggtgtttgatgaaatacctgaaccaactctcctaagcttttaacattctttaccaaagggatttgttgttaaaggtgttaagatgactagtagacttgagattaatgattacttagataacattcaaccaaaggaatttgatgcttgagttatctaggtaaatgagcattcatctagggatAGGGTTtgcttaggattgtgtctaggtCTAAGGTAGATATAGATTGGTTGAAAGTTGACACCTTTAGGTTGAATcttgatcacccaagatcaattcccatagcccatgagttctcccatcttataagaaagaaagctttgtcctttattgcattttagtagtaTTCTAGTTCAAAAACATCTCACCAATTgatagcacttagattaagcatggtcttgcattccctttgcatcataatcacttagaactggtttgacatcctttatactacaacatttgattagaaGCCTTGAAACTCCTATCACCATATCCATACAGCCTCTTCGATCGATGGGACGTATTTTGTTGCATATTGGTAATACGCAGGCAATGGTTTTGACCATTGAGGACAACTCCAATGGATGCATTTGTATTAGGCCATGTACAATGGTTTGTAATTCAACACcttacattttttcttttaacattctatatcattttttttctgcTTAATTATTCAACACCcacttaatttttaatatttacagtggttatgtttaataaaattcaacaccATACTTCTCTATTTCTAATTCAAATTGTATCTTTTATAGTTCactaactaaatattaataataacttTGATTGTAACTAAAgtaactatatttattttattttatttttctatttactttttaaaaataattttgtatatatatttgggTGTGTTTAAAAACAGAATTTGAAACTAATAATTGTTGAGatttaaatacttaaaataaaaattagtaaaatttcagttgttaatttttttattgttatgatCTATTTAACTAAAAGGAAaagtttaaacatggaatatcATAGTGGAAATTAATCAATTTCAACCATATAAACACGACCCATTTCCGCTACTCTACTCttatttgtttgattcattattaGTCCGCTATCGAGATAATATATGAAACTCAACAAAATCCTCAACTCTGCATTTTTGAGTGACAAAGACAACGACGACCACTCTCCCATTGATTCTCCATTAATAAAGAAGCTCACTCAACATAAACTTTTTTCATTTAGCaaagaaaacattatttttgtAACTAATCTCAACATAATTTTCTCTCGATATTTATTGAAATGTCAATATTTATGATGattaaatagttatatttatgtataaactattttatttaatatgttaAATTTATGAAAAGAGTTAAAACAAGAGTCTGATCAAAGAGTCAGAATTAACATAACTACAGTATAGATTTATCTTAGACATAGGATTATCTAACTACTGGCTAAAAAACTTAACTGCAGTATGAAATCTTGGTTTAACAGtaaactagattctgacccgctcTTAAAAGAGCggatacttttttttgttttacattcttttagaatgttaatttttatatttatgtttttagtcatatttgtgtttttatttgtataatatttctcttaaatgattagtaaaatattttaataattgtattaaaatagttagaTCACTTCAATATCAATAGGTTGTGTTCATGTTTTTATAGAATAGATGATGGTTTAAGCAACTACTgaataataaacaaataaagaatTTTGCATGTTTGATAAAAATTGACTAAAGAAATCCatgctaaaataaaataaataaactaaactgcattttataaaatcatataaatttagAGATAAATAATAAGACAAAAATAAGTTATACgctaaatttattaattttattttaaattatgtttaagtaAAACCATAATGAATCTAAACATAAtactaaaattgaaaaaaaaaacttaaatgttgttaactgaaaccaaaaaaaaacttttccttTTGTGCTGTTTTAGATTCATAAAACTTAAAAGCTTAACGATAAATTAGTTGAActgtaaattaatatatatttatagttttttttttgttttaaatttctgcaGATAGCCTGGAAAATCATCTAGTTTTCAATATAGTATTGTTGACTATTTTAATGActaatttttgatatttacggttgaactattttttttttttgatcaatttaCGGTTGAactatataaccaaaaaaatagcTGCATCTCCATGACTCCACCCCAGCAAATGGTTCTGAGTGAGCTTTTCTCTctttatttctatatattaaatttgCAAGTGGACTTTTGTCCGTAATGCTAGAATTGTTGCTAAATATAACTTCCAAATCTTCGGATCGGACAACCATTCTAAGTATATTTGAATTTTGTGGTCGACatgctaaatatataatatcacgTGGATGTTTATCATACTAGTAAGTAGTAAACTATAAGAAATGTCAGATAATgttttaattaacatttaattagaCTATTATGGAAGTTTGGTACGTCTGGGGAAAGATTTTTTCAATTAACTATTAAAGAAACGTACAGAACTAGATTAACTTTAAGGGCTGAAATCCGGAAGGAATGGGTAAAAGATTACAGCATGTGTATCAATGCATGAATCTTATCTCTCTTTATAACGAGATAAGATCTAATAATTCATGCCTGAAAACTGAAATCTTGCATTATTTAGTGGTCTAAAAGGAACATAAGGATTTTGCAACGGAGACACGACTCGTATCTTCCCATGGCTTCTTCACTAAAGAAGCTTATCACAAGCTTTCTACTTTTCTTTTTCTACACCATTATCGTCGCCTCGTCAGAACCATCATGTCGCCGTTACAAATCGATAATCAGCTTCGGTGATTCCATCGCTGACACCGGAAACTATCTCCATCTCTCCGACGTCAACCATCCTCCTCAAGCCGCATTTCTTCCTTATGGAGAAACCTTCTTTAGTGTTCCCACCGGACGTAACTCTGACGGCCGCCTCATCATCGATTTCATCGGTACCTAACTCTCACGTAACAGACATTTTGGCGAAACCGTTCTTATCCTCTGCTTTAGTTCTTTCTTGCTTGGATACCGAGTTAGAAAACCCTTCTACCTCCTTGTAATGTTGTGTTCATTTTTGGTTCGTGTAACAGCTGAGTTCTTGGGACTACCGTATGTGCCGCCTTACTTTGGTTCCCAAAACGTGAGCTTCGAGCAAGGAGTCAATTTTGCTGTGTATGGAGCAACCGCTTTGGATCGTGCGTTTTTTATCGAAAAAGGAATTGTTTCTGATTTTACCAATGTTAGTTTAAGTGTTCAACTTAACACTTTCAAGCAGATTTTACCTACCCTATGTGCCTCGTCTTCTCGTGGTTAGAAACTTTTATCCTTGTTCTCTCATGTATGTATATGGTGATGACTTGAGCTTAGTTTTGATGGTTTAACATTTCGGCTTTAGATTGCAGAGAGATGCTTGGAGACTCGCTAATACTCATGGGAGAGATTGGAGGGAACGACTATAACTACCCCTTCTTCGAAGACAAAAGTATTAATGAAATCAAAGAGCTTACTCCTCTAATCATCAAAGCTATTTCTGACGCAATTGTGGTAacatatctttttatattttccaaCAGAGGAAATCAGATGATCTTTTTATGATTCAATACTCTTTCTATTTcgcaaaaaatattattttgacaCCTTTcgaacaaatttcaaaatttgcaaaatatatattagtaaacccttattaagtaaattaattaaataaaattaattaaaataaaaatatgttgattattcaaaatgataaaaaaataatatatatatatatatatatacttgcattgaaaatataaaattacactctttttaaaataaaaataaaaataaaaaaaatagtattaatcAACAAAACTACAGGATTTGATCGATTTGGGAGGCAAAACATTTCTGGTGCCCGGAAGCTTTCCAGCTGGATGTAGCGCCGCGTATCTTACTCTATTTCAAACcgcaaaagaagaagattatgaTCCTCTTACAGGCTGTCTCCCATGGCTCAACGACTTTGGAAAGCACCACGATGAACAGCTCAAGACAGAAATTAAACGACTCCGAAAACGTTACCCTCATGTGAACGTTATTTATGCCGACTACTACAACTCTCTGTACCGACTTTACCAAGAACCAACTAAATACGGTCCGCACATCCTTACTACCATGTTCTTGACCCTCACGGTTAATTTGATTCTTTAACTGATGGTTATATGGATAcatttttagggtttaagaacCGACCTTTGGCTGCTTGTTGTGGAGTTGGAGGTCAATATAACTTCACTATTGGTGAAGAGTGTGGATACGAAGGGGTTGGGTATTGTCAAAATCCGTCTGAGTATATTAATTGGGACGGTTATCATTTAACCGAAGCCGCACACCAGAAGATGGCTCATGGCATACTCAACGGTCCCTATGCAGCTCCTGCGTTCAACTGGTCCTGCCTTGACGCTGCATCAGTGGATAACGAATCTTCTTTCGGTAGTTGAAAGTCATCTGTTCTTCTTTGTCAGTGCAAATTCTTTCagcattttcttaaaaaataaaccGTAGTTTATAAATGCCAAAACAAATTGTCCACAAATATATTTTACGTCATAATaacttaaacttttttttattaccgTTCAATAGGtacattttcaaataatttactTTTGATGAAACAGATgaactcaaaactcaaaactgATTCCTGATTGATATATTAGCAtacaaactataaaatataaagaaaaattccGTAAGAAAacgtttttaagtttttgtcacgaAAATAGTATTCAATGAGGAGAAtgatcaaaataagttttattgaAGGGTAAAAGTATGTTTATACCCTAGTTTAACTAATATAAACTTAAAGTTTAGAGTTAAAAAGTAGAGTTTTGAAGAtaggatttcaaatttaaaaaaataaaaataaatattaaagtttttaaaataaaaatgagatattttggtcattttccttatTGAGAACTATTTtgtgaattttgtttttaaatgactatttgagagaattgcccaaATATAAAATTCTAGATTCTGATATATTAGTTCAAATCATATGACAGTTATATAATTTAACAGAAAGCAGTCGAGCACAATTTAAACATATTAaagtatatacaaaaataatttaaatattgttaaaaactTCAAGCAGAACGTTTGGTCCTTCATGTTAGAATgtaaatatttctaaatattaAGATTGTTAACTCGACTGCAAAATAccaaggagaaaaaaaaaatcaaattttcaaaatcaaatgaTATAATTAGGATGAAACCATATAACATATTCTCATCTTGGGTATGGGGAAAAAAATCTTGGATATGGGGAAAGATATGAACTTTGGTCCAAAATCTTCTTATCGTCAAATTGTATTTTCTGCATCTTTGGACAACCCATACCGTATAATATTTAATTGGGTAGTTGGCGTAAACAAATACAAGAACGACGTGGATCATAAGTGCTGCTTTTGGAAGTTTGGTATGTTTCTAGAAAATCACATTCCcatatttagaagaaaaatattcgatgataacaataaaaatatcattaatataACACACAAAAGATTAAATTgaccaaaataatttaattttttttatcgagGTAAAAAACACTAGTATTTCTAAATTTAACTAATccagatttagagtttatatttgagaagtgaaatttagaatttttttaaaaaataatgataattgagattttaaatttaaaataataattttaaaaatagtttcaaattcaaaatcaagtttccaaaaaattgaaataatcaaaaaagaatttttttaaaaaactttcaattcaaaatatatttttaaatgattttcttaaatatttatatttatagaataagGGTATCATGATATTTTACCTCtctaatgaaaaatattttggtatttcTTCTCTTTACGTGTTCTTTTGGTAAAAACTCGTTTTAGGGTCTTTTATGAGATTTGCCATATTTCACGtaattaattttatagaatCCGACAAAATACCAGAGGATGATTTAAACTTTAgataaattttatgtttgatttacAGTTAAACTTCGGTTACTCCATATGGTATTAAAGAGATTAAAGAATTAGTAATCTGATTCACAGTTAAATTGATCAGTTACTCCATATGTcttttttttgggtctaaaaatatgttaaactcCATAAGTCGATATTAGGTTGGTCTATAagtttgtgtttgtaactctTGGAGTAGATTGTGCTCATTGGCTTTGAGTTGgtttataagtttgtgtttgtaactctTGGAGTAGATTGTGCTCGTCGGCTTCCGGAAGCTGTAGATAACCACTACATTTACGGTTTGAACCGCCTTTCTTTCAATACTCGTGGTAACCGTTTTTATTGTGTGGCCCTTTCCTTCTCACTGGTTGGAACCCATTTTGTTGGCTTCCATTTTCATTCACCCAGCTCCTGATCCTTGCTTAGAGTGTTAGTATTGTTGTGtttcaacttcttcttttttagttTCAGGGAAAATGTCATATTTTAACTTGAACA comes from the Brassica napus cultivar Da-Ae chromosome A7, Da-Ae, whole genome shotgun sequence genome and includes:
- the LOC106358067 gene encoding sinapine esterase precursor (The RefSeq protein has 11 substitutions compared to this genomic sequence) is translated as MASSLKKLITSFLLFFFYTIIVASSEPSCRRYKSIISFGDSIADTGNYLHLSDVNHPPQAAFLPYGETFFSVPTGRDSDGRLIIDFIAEFLGLPYVPPYFGSQNVSFEQGVNFAVYGATALDRAFFIEKGIVSDFTNVSLSVQLNTFKQILPTLCASSSRDCREMLGDSLILMGESGGNDYNYPFFEDKSINEIKELTPLIIKAISDAIVDLIDLGGKTFLVPGSFPVGCSAAYLTLFQTAKEKDYDPLTGCLPWLNDFGKHHDEQLKTEIRRLRKLYPHVNIMYADYYNSLYRLYQKPTKYGFKNRPLAACCGVGGQYNFTIGEECGYEGVGYCQNPSEYINWDGYHITEAAHQKMAHGILNGPYATPAFNWSCLDAASVDNESSFGS